ATTAAGATTACTATCCGGATGGACTCCAAAATGGTTCCAAAAAAGATGTTTAGATGAATTAACATTTTCAACTGTTCACGGTCTCCAAGAATTGATCTTAAATGAAACTTCAGAATTTGAAAAACATCATCTGACAACATCAGAGCTGTCACAGTTAAAAACATCAAAGATTATTTTAAATGGAAATTTAAAGGAAAAACGGGAATATATGGCTGAAACACATAATAAATTGGTTGAAATTATGATCAAAACCATGGGAAGAGAAAAAGCTATTGCACTGGGACGTGAAGCCATGTTCAGTGCAGGATTATCCCTAGGACAGAAATTTAAGAAAATGCTGGGTGTGGAAGATAGTTTCAAAAAAGTGATTCTGGCAGCTAAAATTTTGTATAATGTGTTGGGAATAGAGTTTACTGTAATAGAAAGTGAAGAGGAGAGACTG
This is a stretch of genomic DNA from Methanobacterium petrolearium. It encodes these proteins:
- a CDS encoding L-2-amino-thiazoline-4-carboxylic acid hydrolase, with translation MGFKLRLLSGWTPKWFQKRCLDELTFSTVHGLQELILNETSEFEKHHLTTSELSQLKTSKIILNGNLKEKREYMAETHNKLVEIMIKTMGREKAIALGREAMFSAGLSLGQKFKKMLGVEDSFKKVILAAKILYNVLGIEFTVIESEEERLIMVVHRCFLSEYYTHDTCLVLSAADEGVVHGLNPRINMKFTERITEGAPCCLASINMEGID